A section of the Platichthys flesus chromosome 22, fPlaFle2.1, whole genome shotgun sequence genome encodes:
- the dmd gene encoding dystrophin isoform X9 — protein sequence MREQLRNHQTQTTCWDHPKMAELYQSLADLNNVRFSAYRTAMKLRRLQKALCLDLVSMPVVCEVLDQHGLKQNEQLLDISQLVTCLTSLYQRLEQSHSHLVNVPLCVDMCLNWLLNVYDTGRTGKIRTLSFKTGIISLCKAHLEDKYRFLFRQVASATGFCDQRRLGLLLHDSIQIPRQLGEVASFGGSNIEPSVRSCFQFANNKPELEAAMFLDWMRLEPQSMVWLPVLHRVAAAETAKHQAKCNICKECPIIGFRYRSLKHFNYDICQSCFFSGRVAKGHKMQYPMVEYCTPTTSGEDVRDFAKVLKNKFRTKRYFAKHPRMGYLPVQTILEGDNMETPVTLINFWPVDHAPGSSPQLSHDDTHTRIEHYASRLAEMENRNGSYLNDSISPNESIDDEHMLIQHYCQSLNQGSPLSQPRSPAQILISMESEEKGELERVLNDLEQENRKLQSEYDRLKKAHDRKGLSPLPSPPEMLPASPQSARDAELIAEAKLLRQHKGRLEARMQILEDHNKQLESQLHRLRQLLEQTDSKVNGTALSSPSTSSQRSDSSLPLLRVAASQTTDTMGDDELSSPSQDASGLEEVMEQLNNSFPHSQGPSIGSLFHMADDLGRAMESLVNVMTDEQSAEQHEAPPF from the exons TGGACCTGGTGAGCATGCCCGTGGTGTGCGAGGTGCTGGACCAGCACGGCCTGAAGCAGAACGAGCAGCTGCTGGACATCTCCCAGCTGGTCACCTGTCTGACCAGCCTGTACCAGCGGCTGGAGCAGAGCCACTCGCACCTTGTCAATGTCCCGCTGTGCGTGGACATGTGTCTCAACTGGCTGCTCAACGTCTACGACAC TGGTCGCACCGGAAAGATCCGGACTCTGTCGTTCAAAACTGGAATCATCTCGCTCTGCAAGGCTCACCTGGAGGACAAATACAGAT TCTTGTTCAGACAGGTGGCCAGTGCCACAGGTTTCTGTGACCAGCGTcgcctcggcctcctcctccacgacTCCATCCAGATCCCCCGGCAGCTCGGCGAGGTCGCCTCCTTCGGCGGCTCCAACATCGAGCCGTCCGTCCGCAGCTGCTTCCAGTTT GCAAACAACAAACCAGAGCTAGAGGCAGCCATGTTCCTCGACTGGATGCGCCTGGAGCCCCAGTCCATGGTGTGGTTACCCGTCCTGCACCGCGTGGCTGCCGCTGAGACGGCCAAGCACCAGGCCAAGTGCAACATCTGCAAGGAGTGTCCCATCATAGGTTTCAG ATATCGGAGTCTGAAACATTTCAACTATGACATTTGCCAAAGCTGCTTCTTCTCTGGTCGCGTTGCCAAGGGCCACAAGATGCAGTACCCCATGGTCGAGTACTGCACTCCG ACAACATCAGGGGAGGATGTCAGGGACTTTGCCAAGGTGCTGAAGAACAAGTTCAGGACCAAGCGCTACTTTGCGAAACACCCACGCATGGGCTACCTGCCTGTGCAGACCATCCTGGAGGGAGACAACATGGAGAC TCCTGTCACTCTGATCAACTTCTGGCCCGTTGACCATGC gcCCGGCTCGTCCCCTCAGCTCTCACATGATGACACGCACACTCGGATCGAGCACTACGCCAGCCG GTTAGCAGAAATGGAGAATCGTAATGGCTCATATCTGAATGACAGTATCTCACCCAATGAAAGCAT cgaTGACGAGCACATGTTGATCCAGCACTACTGCCAGTCTCTGAACCAAGGCTCTCCTCTCAGCCAGCCCCGCAGCCCCGCCCAGATCCTCATCTCCATGGAATCAGAGGAGAAGGGGGAGCTGGAGCGGGTCCTGAACGACCTGGAGCAGGAGAACAG gaagctgcagtcGGAGTACGACCGGCTGAAGAAGGCTCACGACAGGAAGGGCCTGTCTCCGCTGCCCTCGCCTCCAGAGATGCTCCCGGCGTCACCGCAGAGCGCGCGTGACGCCGAACTCATCGCCGAGGCCAAACTGCTGCGGCAGCACAAGGGACGTCTGGAGGCCCGGATGCAGATCCTGGAGGACCACAACAAGCAGCTGGAGTCCCAATTGCACAGGCTGAGACAGCTGCTGGAGCAG acgGATTCCAAGGTGAACGGCACAGCTCTgtcttctccctccacctcctctcagcGCTCcgactcctccctccctctgctacGTGTGGCAGCCAGCCAGACTACTGACACAATGG GTGACGATGAGCTGTCCAGCCCATCCCAAGATGCATCTGGGCTGGAGGAAGTGATGGAACAGCTCAACAATTCCTTCCCTCACAGCCAGG gTCCCAGCATCGGCAGTTTGTTCCACATGGCGGATGACCTGGGCCGAGCCATGGAGTCACTGGTCAACGTGATGACGGACGAGCAGAGCGCCGAGCAGCACGAGGCCCCGCCCTTCTGA
- the LOC133933374 gene encoding adenosine receptor A1-like, whose product MNATHSCTAEMPYEFLPRLKGLYIATELLIGVLAIIGNLLVCLAVTRNKKLRTVTNYFLVSLAVSDILVGLVAIPCAVLTDLGRPRHNLPLCLVLVSVLMVLTQSSILSLLAVAAERYMAILLPFQYQRMMSPRNAQWALLVTWGLGAISGTVPLMDWKRQPADSNYCIFTCVVDMTYMVYFNFFCCLLVPLVAMIIIYAHIFLTVRRQLRRIAVARGAGVDLRASACGSSETGTEDSVSSASGGREGPGGGPDLGDVRQLEEKKSKAEVRSGTESPIDTETSTVFTKFGFRIASAGFGSAPADLRPGESSVAKSTTRISQELRKATSLFLVLFLFSVCWLPIHLINCILLFCPNCNVPMSLTLAAILLSHANSALNPILYAYRMRSFRHTLIGMWRGMRNAGPKHQ is encoded by the exons ATGAATGCGACCCACAGCTGCACGGCAGAGATGCCCTATGAGTTCCTTCCTCGCCTCAAAGGGCTGTACATCGCCACCGAGCTCCTCATCGGCGTTCTGGCCATCATCGGAAACCTCCTGGTCTGCCTGGCTGTCACCCGCAACAAGAAGCTTCGCACGGTCACCAACTACTTTCTG GTTTCCCTGGCGGTGTCGGACATCCTGGTGGGTTTGGTGGCCATTCCCTGTGCAGTGCTGACGGACCTGGGTCGACCGCGCCACAACCTGCCCCTGTGCCTGGTGCTGGTCAGCGTCCTGATGGTGCTCACACAG AGCTCCATCCTGAGTCTGTTGGCCGTGGCAGCAGAGCGCTACATGGCTATCCTCCTGCCCTTCCAGTACCAGCGCATGATGAGCCCCAGGAACGCCCAGTGGGCGCTACTGGTCACCTGGGGCCTCGGGGCCATCTCCGGCACCGTGCCGCTCATGGATTGGAAACGACAACCAGCAGACTCCAA CTACTGTATCTTCACGTGCGTGGTGGACATGACCTACATGGTCTACTTCAACTTCTTCTGCTGCCTCCTGGTTCCCCTGGTGGCCATGATCATCATCTACGCCCACATCTTCCTCACCGTTCGCCGTCAACTCAGACGCATCGCCGTGGCCAGAGGAGCCGGCGTGGACCTGAGGGCCAGCGCCTGTGGGAGCAGCGAGACCGGGACAGAGGACTCTGTCAGTTCAGCttctggagggagagagggcccAGGAGGGGGACCCGACCTGGGAGATGTCagacagctggaggagaagaagagtaaGGCTGAAGTCAGGTCTGGCACCGAGTCTCCTATTGACACTGAGACTTCCACAGTCTTCACCAAGTTCGGGTTCAGGATCGCCTCAGCTGGTTTTGGCTCTGCTCCCGCTGACCTCCGTCCAGGAGAGTCCTCCGTGGCCAAGTCCACAACCCGCATCTCCCAGGAGCTGCGGAAGGCCACCTCCCTTTTCCtggtcctcttcctcttcagcgTGTGCTGGTTGCCCATCCACCTCATCAACTGCATCCTGCTGTTCTGCCCGAACTGTAACGTGCCCATGTCGCTCACGCTCGCCGCCATTCTGCTTTCCCACGCCAACTCGGCCCTGAACCCGATCCTGTACGCATACAGGATGAGGTCGTTCCGTCACACGCTGATAGGGATGTGGAGGGGGATGAGGAACGCTGGGCCGAAgcaccagtag